A part of Acidimicrobiales bacterium genomic DNA contains:
- the msrB gene encoding peptide-methionine (R)-S-oxide reductase MsrB — protein MADIPQTDEEWRLRLPPERYEVLRRAGTERPWSGEYVDSHDDGTFTCAGCGAPLFRSDTKYESGSGWPSFWEPITPGAVTEHVDVSHGMRRVEVRCGRCGSHLGHVFDDGPRPTGLRYCMNSLALDLRPDAPAT, from the coding sequence ATGGCTGACATCCCCCAGACCGACGAGGAGTGGCGCCTGCGGCTCCCGCCCGAGCGCTACGAGGTGCTCCGCCGGGCCGGCACCGAGCGCCCGTGGAGCGGCGAGTACGTCGACTCCCACGACGACGGCACCTTCACCTGCGCGGGCTGCGGCGCCCCCCTGTTCCGATCCGACACCAAGTACGAGTCGGGCTCGGGCTGGCCGAGCTTCTGGGAGCCGATCACCCCGGGCGCGGTCACCGAGCACGTCGACGTGTCGCACGGCATGCGGCGGGTGGAGGTGCGCTGCGGCCGCTGCGGCTCGCACCTGGGCCACGTGTTCGACGACGGCCCCCGCCCGACCGGGCTGCGCTACTGCATGAACTCCCTGGCCCTCGACCTCCGGCCGGACGCGCCGGCCACGTGA
- a CDS encoding DNA alkylation repair protein, translating into MRRYMKDRFPFYGVPTPARRAITRAAASGLASPNEADLAELAAACWARDQREWQYLACDQLRQHVRACSAGFLPVAERLITTKSWWDTVDVLAARVVGPLVAATPSRRDQLEGWVAGDDLWLARAAILHQLGAKERTDHEVLFRWCAARAGDTRWFIRKAIGWALRDYARTDPDAVRRFVAEHDAELSGLSKREALKHLRG; encoded by the coding sequence ATGCGCCGCTACATGAAGGACCGGTTCCCCTTCTACGGCGTCCCCACGCCGGCCCGGCGGGCGATCACCCGGGCCGCAGCGAGCGGGCTCGCCTCGCCCAACGAGGCAGACCTGGCCGAGCTGGCCGCGGCGTGCTGGGCGCGCGACCAGCGCGAGTGGCAGTACCTCGCCTGCGACCAGCTCCGCCAGCACGTCCGCGCCTGCTCGGCCGGCTTCCTCCCGGTGGCCGAGCGGCTGATCACGACCAAGTCGTGGTGGGACACGGTCGACGTGCTGGCCGCCCGCGTGGTCGGGCCGCTGGTGGCCGCCACCCCGTCGCGGCGCGACCAGCTCGAGGGCTGGGTCGCCGGCGACGACCTGTGGCTGGCGCGCGCCGCCATCCTCCACCAGCTCGGCGCCAAGGAGCGCACCGACCACGAGGTGCTCTTCCGCTGGTGCGCGGCCCGGGCCGGCGACACCCGCTGGTTCATCCGCAAGGCCATCGGCTGGGCCCTGCGCGACTACGCCCGCACCGACCCCGACGCGGTCCGCCGGTTCGTGGCCGAGCACGACGCCGAGCTGTCGGGGCTCTCGAAGCGGGAGGCCCTGAAGCACCTCCGCGGCTGA